A genome region from Arachis duranensis cultivar V14167 chromosome 8, aradu.V14167.gnm2.J7QH, whole genome shotgun sequence includes the following:
- the LOC107462917 gene encoding tubulin-folding cofactor E isoform X5, protein MQDSPDSSHGFRVGQRVHSSGDSRRIGTVKYVGPVEGYSGTWVGVDWDNGEGKHDGSINGVRYFHAKSERSGSLVRAPNLSQGISLLEALEKRYRSKSTNDEEADEMYVLSTSNNRVSIQLVGKDKIQDKLSRFEELTNASLAYMGVSFPGIPYQINTTVPNMKELDLTGNLLSDWKMETKTSKPNFLSYWLSFPSIHLLESSLDVGKICGQLPALQALNLSNNLMSPYKSELPPLESIRILVLNNTGVDWEQVELLRQSLTAIEELHLIGNNISRVLPMSSSFVQGFNSLRLLNLDDNCIAEWDEVMKLSQLRCLEQLYLNKNCLNAILYPDNGQQNELEATSYKPFQNLHCLLLGDNNIGDLVSVDSLNLFPNLVETRLSENPIADSTSGGVPRFVLIARLAKIKVFNGSEVTPRERKDSEISYHAGMFDL, encoded by the exons ATGCAGGACTCCCCTGACTCAAGTCATGGATTCAGGGTGGGCCAACGAGTACATTCATCGGGTGATTCAAGGAGAATAGGTACAGTTAAGTATGTGGGGCCTGTAGAAGGCTATTCAGGCACGTGGGTTGGAGTTGACTGGGATAATGGAGAAGGCAAACATGATGGATCCATCAATGGTGTCCGATACTTTCATGCAAAGTCTGAAAGATCGGGGTCATTGGTTCGTGCTCCGAATTTGAGCCAAGGGATTTCATTGCTTGAGGCTCTTGAAAAAAGATACCGAAGTAAATCAACTAATGATGAAGAGG CAGATGAAATGTATGTCCTTTCAACTAGCAACAATCGAGTATCTATTCAACTTGTGGGTAaagataaaattcaagataaactAAGTCGATTTGAGGAGTTAACCAATGCATCATTGGCGTATATGGGTGTTAGTTTCCCTGGAATTCCATACCAGATTAATACTACAGTCCCAA ATATGAAGGAACTTGACCTGACTGGGAACCTGCTTTCGGATTGGAAG ATGGAAACCAAAACAAGCAAGCCCAACTTCCTCTCTTATTGGCTTAGTTTTCCCTCTATTCATCTCTTAGAGAGCTCATTA GATGTTGGCAAAATTTGTGGTCAGTTACCTGCTTTGCAGGCTCTCAACTTATCTAACAACTTAATGTCACCATATAAATCAGAACTTCCACCACTGGAAAGCATCCGCATTCTAGTTTTAAATAATACTGGTGTAGATTGGGAGCAG GTTGAATTGCTTAGACAATCATTGACAGCTATTGAAGAGCTACATCTTATCGGAAACAATATAAGCAGAGTACTG CCTATGTCATCCTCCTTTGTTCAAGGATTTAATTCTTTGCGTCTATTGAATTTGGATGATAATTGTATAGCTGAATGGGATGAAGTCATGAAGCTTTCTCAACTAAGATG TTTGGAACAGCTTTATTTGAACAAGAATTGTTTGAATGCTATCTTATATCCTGATAACGGCCAGCAGAATGAATTGGAAGCCACAAGCTATAAGCCCTTTCAAAATTTGCACTGCCTTCTATTAG GTGATAACAACATCGGTGATCTGGTCTCTGTTGACTCATTAAACTTGTTCCCTAACTTGGTG GAAACTAGGCTTTCTGAGAACCCAATAGCTGATTCTACAAGTGGTGGagttccaagatttgttttgaTTGCTCGTTTAGCAAAAATCAAGGTGTTTAATGGAAGTGAG GTTACACCTCGTGAAAGGAAGGACTCTGAGATTAG